AAGCCATCCGTCCATGATCAGAGCTTACAAGCACGGACATCCGCTTGCGATCAGAGTCGAATGGGAATTCGGCGATACGCTTGTACGTTTCGCTGAGCGACTGCTGCGTGATGCCGCTTTTGGCGCTTAACACGACCAAGGCTCCTTCTGTCGGGTCCCCTTTGATATTCCAAACGGAAGCGGCATCTTCGTCTTTCCCTTTCTTCCGCTTCTGCTCCTGCTTCTCTTCCACCAGCGTCGCATTGTTGCACAGCACGGACACTTGCAGCAATTTGCTTAGTGAAACATGCTTCGCAACATCTGCATTTTGACCGCCAAATTGAATGCTTCCGACCGGTGTGTAGCCATCCCCCGTCACTTCCATCACATCGCCGCCTACCCATAAATGGGTAACGGTCATTTTGTTTTGCGTCAAGGTGCCCGTCTTATCAGAGCAAATCACCGAAGCGCATCCAAGCGTTTCTACGGAAGGCAGCTTCCTGACAATCGCTTTGCGTTTGATCATCCGCTGAACGCCAAGAGCAAGTGCGATCGTTACAATCGCCGGGAGTCCTTCCGGAATCGCTGCAACGGCTAAGCTGACGCCTGCAAGAAACATCGCATAAGGCGGCTGTCCATGCATAATGCCTGCTACAACAACGAGAATCGTTAGCGCGATCGCTACGATGATCAGAATTTTCCCCAGCTGCTCCAAACGGTGCTGCAGCGGTGTTTCCATCGATTCCGTATTTTGAATCAAATCAGCAATTTTGCCCATTTCCGTGCTCATCCCGATTCGAACAACGACTGCTTTCGCCGTTCCTCGCGAGACCATGGTACCCATGAAACCCAGATTACGTTGATCCCCCAAAGGAACCTCCTCATGAGGAATGGCTGAAGTTACTTTACCGACAGCGACTGATTCCCCGGTAAGCGCCGACTCTTCGATGTACACACCGTTCGATTCCAAGAAGCGAACATCCGCCGGCACACGGTCGCCGCTTTCTAGTAGAATGATGTCGCCCGGCACCAGATCACGAGCAGGTATTTGATGAACCGCCCCTTCCCTCCATACATTGGCATTCGGGGCTGAGAGTTCTTTGAGTGCACGTAGAGAGCGTTCTGCACGAAATTCTTGGGTAAATCCCAGAACAGCATTCATAACAATGATGACAACAATAGTAATTGCATCTAGATATTCGCCTAGCAAACCTGAAATCAGGGTTGCCCCCAATAGGACCAGCACCATGAAATCTTTGAATTGATTTAAAAGCAGCGTAATCGGAGAAATGCGATGTCCTTCCGATAGTTCATTACGACCTACCTCCGCCTGCCGCTTCCAAGCTTCTTCCCAGGGCAATCCTTGCTGCGCATTCACCTGCTGCGACTGCAGGACTTCCTCCGACGTCAACTGGTACCACTTATTCTGACTCATCCGCCCTTCTCCCTCCCACTTCCCACTTGTTCAAGCCAATCACTCATACGTAAATGTATTCAGACAAGCCGGAAAATATCCCTGAAATCATCTTTCCCGCTGGCCAGCACTTAATTTTTTGTGAAAAGTATGGCATCATAGAGGTTAGCAAAAGTTTTCAACCACGGAGCTAATGGGGATGTCATCGCATATCGCCATTAGCTCCCTAGAATGGAGTTGTAAGTATCATGGCTTTAGACGGACTAGTCCTTCATGCAATCGTTCACGAACTGCAGGCGTGCGTAGGAGGCCGCATTAATAAAATTCATCAACCCAGCGAGAATGATATCCTCATGCACATTCGCGCCCAAGGGCAGAATCTCAAGCTGCTGCTATCAGCCAACCCCACCTACCCAAGGGTACAGCTTACGGAACAATCACAGATCAATCCTATGGATGCTCCCATGTTCTGTATGCTCCTTCGCAAACACTGTGAGAACGGTATAATTGAAACGGTGGAACAAATTGGCATGGAGCGGGTTATTCGCTTCCAAATCCGCCATCGCGATGAATTAGGCGATATGAGCGTCAAACATATCCTTGTGGAAATCATGGGACGACACAGCAATATTATTCTTTTGGATCCAGCAACCGGAGCGATCCTGGACGGTATTCACCATGTAACCCCGGCAATCAGTTCTTATCGGATTGTCATGCCCGGAAGCACCTATGTCACACCCCCGGCGCAGGATAAACAAAATCCGCTCGACACCGATGCTGCCGCGTTCCGCGAAGCGATGGAGCAGGAACTGGCCGAGGATGCTGCGCCAGATCAAAAGAAGCCTGAACAGCGGCTTGTCGCAGCCTTCAGCGGGTTGAGCCCTTTAATTGCCAAGGAGATCGTCTTCCGCAGCAAACAAAGCGCGGGCAATCAGGAAGAAACAGATACGGCCTCCCTATGGCAGGCGTTCGAAAAAATCATGACGGCTGTACGCAATCATCACTATGAGCCTGTGATCGTAGAGCAAGAAAACTCAGGCAAATTATTTTTTGCGATGACGCCGCTTACCCATATTGCAGGTCTTTCTACAACCTATCCAACGCCTAGTGCGTGTTTAGAGCATTTTTATGGCGATAAAGCGGAGCGGGATACCGTCAAACAGCGTGTCGCGGATCTGCTGCGTTTTTTACACAATGAATCCAATAAAAATGTAAAGAAACTGGAAAAACTTCAGGAAACCGTGGAAGATTCCAAAGATGCCGATAAATATCGGATTCTTGGTGAATTGCTTACTGCATCGCTGCACATGATCAAACGAGGAGATAAAGAGGTTGAAACGGTCAACTATTACGATGAAGATCAAGCCTTGATCAAAATAACGCTGGACCCGCTCCTCCAGCCATCCGAGAACGCTCAACGTTATTTTAAAAAATATACCAAAATGAAAAACAGCACAGCGATTGTCGAGGAACAAATTGAACATACCCACCAGGAGATCGCCTACCTCGGCTCTCTGTTGCAGCAGCTAAGCGTTGCCTCCCTAAGCGATATCGAAGAAATCCGCGATGAACTTATGGAGCAAGGTTACGTAAGAGACCGCAACAAAAAGCAGCGTAAAAAGAAGAAAAAAGATAAACCTGCATTGGCCAGCTATTTATCCAGTGAGGGCATTCCGATATATGTAGGTAAAAATAATACCCAGAATGAGTATTTAACGAATCGATTGGCTTCTTCCATGGATACCTGGCTGCATACCAAAGATATTCCCGGCTCTCACGTTGTCATACGAGGTGACAGTTTCTCCGAAGCCACACTGACAGAAGCCGCGCAATTGGCCGCATATTTCAGTCAAGCCAAACATTCCAGCCAAGTCCCAGTTGACTATACGGTCATCAAACATGTTCATAAACCAAACGGTTCCAAGCCCGGATTCGTCATCTACGTCAATCAAAAAACGCTGTTCGTGACACCCGATGAAAATCAGATTAAACAAATGAAAGTCACCATCAAATAACGAACACATGAGAGCTGCCACACATAAGAGTCTCCAAAGGCTCTTATTCCACACCAAAACTCCCTTTTATCGTAAATAGCAGCTCACAAAGGCTCTTATTCCTTTGAGTAGCTGCTTTTTCTCACCTATCTGCCACACATAAGAGTCTCCAAAGGTTACTACTTAGGTCCCCTTATTCAAACCCCTAAAAATTGGTTAAGAATACTTAACGAATTTAATGGAGAAGAGGGATCAGGATGAAAATGAGCCTCGAAGAAATCAAACAAATTAGCCACAGTAGTCCAGATCAAATCGAGAAGGTCATTACGAAACTGCTAGAACGGATCACTGAACTGGAAAACAGAGTAGCCGAGTTGGAGCGCCAGCTAGGGCTTAACAGCAAGAATAGTAGCAAGCCGCCTTCAAGTGACGGGTTTCGTAAGCCCGCAAACTCCCGCATCGCTGGTGGCAAAAAGGGAGCACCCCTAGGTCATGAAGGACACACACTTAGTATGGTGGATGATCCGGATGCCATCCTCGACTTTTGCCTAACTACCTGCCCTGCGTGTCATGCTCCAATGGACCAGGAGAACTGTATAGGCTACGACCGGCGTCAGCAGATCGATCTGCCTGAACCACGCATCCAGACAACCGAGTTTCGCGCTCATACGAGCTGCTGCCCGCAGTGTAGCGGGGTTCATCAGGCTGCTTTTCCGTCGCATGTCAGCGCCTCTGTCCAATATGGAGCTGGTGTTACGGGCTGGATCGTGTATGTGAGTGCGTACCATATGATTCCACTGAAAAGGGTGAGCGAGATGTTTGCGGACCTGACCGGGCATTCGCTGAGCGAGGCTACGGTCATCGCCCATTTGAAGAAATCGCACAAGCAGCTAGGTCCCTATGAGGAACAAATTCGCCAAAACCTGCTGAATGCCGATGTTTTGCACGCTGATGAAACCGGCATTCACGTCGATGGCAAACAGCGATGGCTGCACACCCTCTCTAATGTGGACTGGACGTTCCAGGCGGTTCACGAAAACCGGGGCACCCTCGCTTTTGATGCCATCGGTCTGCTGCCGGCTTACTCGGGCATTCTAGTGCATGACTGCAACGGGCCGTATTTTAAAGAAAAATACACGTTCCAGCATGCCTTATGCAATGCGCACTTACTGCGGGAATGCCAAGGAATCGCCGATTATGATCATCACCAGTGGGCCGTGCAGATGAAACGCTTGCTACAAGTAGCCTGGCGTCTCACGCTAGCCGCCCGTAAAGTCTTGTGCTGCTTAGCTCCGAGTACGGTTAAATGGCTAGAGAATTGGTACGATGACATCCTGCAGCAGGGCGAGCTGGAATGGAATCAAGGGCGTACCAAAGCCAAAACCGGACCGCAAGGCAGGCAAAGCAAAAGTAAATCGGCCAATCTGGGTGAACGTTTCCGTCGTCACAAGGAACCGATTCTCCGGTTTATTCAAGATGTCCGTGTTCCTTTTGACAACAATGTCGCCGAACGAGACTTGCGGATGGCCAAGGTCAAAGCCAAAGTCTCCGGCTTATTCCGTACCTGGGACGGGGCTCATCAGTTCGCCCGCGCGCGCGGCTTCATTTCAACCCTTCGTAAACAAAATTTACCTGTACTCTCGACGCTTATTGTTACTTTTCGTGGGGAGTTTCGTTTTCCGCGTTTGGAAGAAGGTAAGTAGTGTATCTAAGTCAATAGAGTGGACACAAAAAAAGAGCTAAGAAGTTAGTTTTATTTGCTTGTAGTATTGGGATTCAAACTTGTCTGGAGACAAATAGCCAAGCTTGCTGTGCGTACGTTTCCTGTTGTAGAAAAACTCAATGTACCAGTAGATTCGTTGGTGTGCTTCTTGGCGGCTTTGAAATTTATATCTGTACACCAATTCCCGCTTGAGAATGCTGTGAAAAGCCTCTATACAAGCGTTATCGTAGCAATTGCCTTTACGGCTCATACTACGAATCATATGGTATTCTTTCAGTTGTTTACGGTACTCATTAGATGCATACTGCGATCCCCGGTCTGAATGATGGATAAGGCCTTTAGGCGGCCTTTTGGCTTCGTATGCTTGATTTAAGGCGTCTAGCGTCAGTTCCACGGTCATGCGATTGCCCAGCTGCCAGCCAACGATTTTGCGGGTAAACAAGTCAAGAACGCTTGCTAAATAAAGGTTTCCTTGACGTGTATGGATGTACGTGATGTCGGTAACCCATACTTGATTCGGTCTTGTACACACATCAAAATGCTGATTTAACCAATTTGGCGCAATCGGGTGGCTGTGATTGGAATCCGTTGTTTGTACCTTGAATTTCCCTATAGCTTGTGAGCGTAAGCCCTTCTTTTTCATGATGCGTCCAACCGTTTTGACAGCGACTTTGAAACCTTTTTTTCTCAGTTCCTTTGTGATTTTCGGACTCCCGTAATTCCGATCCGATTCCAAGTACTCCTTTTCCACCTCTTTAGCCAACGCTTCGCGGTGCTTTTTCCGCTCACTTGGGGGTGTGGTTCGCCATTTATAATAGCCGCTCTTGGATACACCTAGTACGCTGCACATCTTCTCAACTCGAAATGTTGAACGGTGGTCATCAATGAACTTGAATCTCACTTCGGGTCTTTGCTGAAGATGTGCAGCGCCTTTTTTAAGATAGCTAGTTCTTCCTCTAGGTCTTTGTTGCGTTGTTCCAAGTCTTTCATGATCCGGTCATGGCTACGTAGATTGCCACTTCCTACGAAGGGCTCATCTGGAAATTGGCGATATTTACTGACCCAACTGCTCAATGTTTTCGCTGGAATGTTCAGTTCGTTTGCAATATCCGGAATCGATTTACTATGTTGTTGAATGTACTTAACCGTTTCTTCTTTGAACTTTTGATTGTACCGTTGGCGGAATTCATTCATCTCGGACACCTCGTCATTTAGATATGTCTATTATCTAATTTCCCAATTCGTTGTGTCCACTGTTAAGTCTAAATGCATAGTAACCTCCAAAGGCTCTTATTCCACACCAAAACTCCCTTTTATCGTAAATAGCAGCTCACAAAGGCTCTTATTCCTTTGAGTAGCTGCTTTTTCTCACCTATCTGCCACACATAAGAGTCTCCAAAGGCTCATATCCCACACCAAAACTCCCTTTTATCGCAAATAGAAGCTCACAAAGACTCTTATTCCTCTTGAGCTAACAGCACGCAGCTGCAAGCAAGCATACCGACATCCTAAAAAAAAGACCTAGCCCGCGGCCGCGGCTAGGCTCTCTGTATTTATGCCCAATACGTTTAAACAACCAGCTCCGCCAACACAGCCGTCTCGCGGCCGACGGACACATAGGTAAAGCCAAGTTGACTCATCTCCAGTGGTTCGAACATGTTGCGTCCATCCACAATGAGCGGCACCTTCACCAAGCTGCGAACGAGTCGCCAATTCAAGCTGCGAATGGCCTCCCATTCCGTCGTTATCACGATCGCATCTGCCTCGTCAAGCGCCTCATAAGGATCGGTGAAGACGGGCAAATCCGGCATCCTCTCCGTGATTAGTTCCGCTGCCGCAGGGTCATAGGCCTGAATGAGAGCACCCTGCTGCTGCAAGGCGGCGATAATATCGAGCGCCGGCGCATCCCGCAAATCGTCTGTATTCGGCTTAAAGGCAAGGCCCAGAACGGCAATGCGTTTGCCGCTTAAACAACCGACTTCCCGCTCGATTTTGGTTACAAAACGTTCCCGCTGCAAGCGATTCACATCAATAACAGCGCGCAGGATTTGGAAGTCATAATCCACATTCTGCGCAAGCTTGAGCTGCGCCTTCGTGTCTTTGGGGAAGCAGGAACCTCCGTACCCAACACCCGCCTGCAAGAAATGCGGACCGATTCGGCGGTCTAATCCCATGCCTTTGGCAACAAGACTAATGTTGGCGCCCACTTTTTCACAGACATTGGCCATTTCATTAATGAATGAAATCTTCGTCGCCAGGAAGGCATTGGACGCATATTTAATAAGTTCAGCACTTTCGCGGTCAGTATGGAGTACTTCAGCACGCAAAGAAGCATGCAGTCGCGCAATGCGAATTCCCGCTTCTGGATCCTTGGCCCCTATCACTATACGATCCGGATGAAAGGTATCCCAAATCGCCGAACCTTCTCGCAGAAATTCAGGGTTGGAAACAACGGGCAAGTGAATGTGGGAGGCTGCCAGCAATCGGAGATGTTGTTCAGCCAGGCTGCCGGACCCCACAGGGACGGTGCTTTTCATGACAATGGTCTTGGAGGTTACAGCATTGGCGGCAATACAGGTAAGCACGTTGTTCACTTGGGACATATCCACGTCGCCATTGTCCTGTGTGGGGGTTCCAACAGCAATGATAATAATATCAGAGCTGCGGACAGCCCTACCGATATGCGAGGTAAACGATAGTCGATTGGCAGAAACATTGGATGCGACCAGTTCCTTGAGTCCAGGCTCATAGATCGGTATTTCACCTTGCTGCAAACGAGCAACTTTCCATTCCGCTTGATCGGCGCAAATCACTTGATGTCCCATTTCCGCCAAACAAGCTCCTGATACCAAACCTACATAACCCGTTCCAATCACCGTAATCCGCGCTGCCTCTCCCATCTATGCAACCTCCCAAGTTTAATTCAAGTCTATTCGGAATCCCAACGTTTCATCAGGGATAATAAATAAGATTTCACTTGGTCCTGTAAATCCGGACGCTGCAAGGCGAGCTCGATCGTGGCTTCGATGTATCCCATCTTGTCCCCGACATCGTAACGCTCCGCCTGCATGAGATAAGCGGCCATCTGCTGTTCTCTGTTCAGCACGCGCAATGCGTCCGTCAATTGAATTTCGCCGCCGCGGCCAGGCTCTTGGCGCTCCAAGATGCCGAAAATTTCTGGCATGATGATATAACGGCCAATGACAGCTAAGTTCGAAGGCGCCTGATCTCGTTCCGGCTTCTCCACCAGATCTGCGATCAACTGATAGTTTTCCCGGGCTGCCGCCGGTGAGACGATACCGTATTTACTCACATCAGCCCAAGGGACTTCCTGCACCGCAATGACGGACGATTCCGTTTGCTCATAAATATTCATCATTTGTTTCAGGCCAGGGGGCGAGGATTGCAGAATATCATCCCCGAGGAGTACGGCAAACGGTTCGTCACCGATGAATTTGCGCGCGCAAAGGATCGCATGACCGAGTCCAAGGGGCTGCTTTTGACGAATATAATGTACATCTGCCAGATTGGAGACGGACTGTACAATTTCCAGCAGCTTGGTATTGCCCTTTTCTGCAAGCATCATCTCGAGTTCAACGGATTTGTCAAAATGATCCTCAATCGCCCGCTTGTTGCGCCCTGTCACAATGATAATATCTTCAATGCCTGATTCAATGGCTTCTTCCACGATATATTGAATCGCTGGTTTATCGACGATAGGCAGCATTTCTTTGGGCTGCGCTTTGGTCGCTGGCAAGAACCGTGTCCCTAAACCAGCTGCCGGAATGATGGCTTTGCGAATCTTTTTCATGAATGCTGCTCCTTCTCGGGTTGTAGGCTGGAGAGGATCTCGATGCCTATTCGTTTCGAGCCAATCGGCGCATGAAACACGACACCGCCCCGTTCCCCGTGAAAATCTGAACCCGCTGTAATAAGAAGGCCGCAGCGCTCAGCAAGAAGAAGATATTTCGCCTCATCTTCCGCAGTATGATCGGAGTGGTAGACTTCAATACCATCCAGACCCTGCTGGGTTATAGCCTCAACGAGGTCATCATTGTGATAAATACCTGGGTGCGCAAGAACCGCCTTCCCTCCGGCCTCATGAATCCAGGCAATGGCCGTCGCAGGCTCAATCCTTGGCGGATTGGCGTATGCCGCAGCTCCTGTACCCAGATATTTGTCAAAAGCTTCGCTGATGGAAGACACATAGCCTTTGTTCAGCAGAACAGCCGCAATATGAGGTCTGCCGACCGTATCACCCTTGCTTTTAATATGTTCAACTTCCTTCAATACTTCGCCCATGGTAATCGCAAAACCCAGCTGCTGCAAACGATCGATGATCATCTGATTGCGGATATCACGGGTGTCTCGCAGCGACGATAACCTTTGCAGAAACAGAGCATCCTCAATTTGAATATAGTAGCCAAGCACATGAATGTCCTGCCCGCCCGCCACGGTTGAAATCTCAACACCGGGAACGACTTCAATGCCCAATCTCCGCCCTTCCTCCAGCGCTTCAGCCACGCCCGATACGGTATCATGATCCGTGATAGCTATTGCGCCTAATCCTGCGTCAAAAGCCATCTGAACGTTCACCGCAGGACGCTGCGTCCCATCTGATGCGGTTGTATGTGTATGTAAATCTGCTTCTAGTCTCGTTGACATTGTTTACCCCTCTCTACATCCTAATTCCCATCTATAAACAGAGCATTAAGCGAGCTGCCTATTTGTGTAAAACATTAAAGAAAACGGCTTAAATCTTCTTGACGCAGGAAGGTCATGAAGCTGACTGCCGATATCGGCAGCAGGGTAGAGTTCAAATAAATCGCATAGAAACTGCGCTCAAAAGTAATATTTTCAATCGATTTCACTTTAAAAAGGCCCAAAGTCACTTCATGCTTCACCGATGATTGCGAGAGAATCGAAATGCCTAGGCCGGCTTCCACCGCTGATTTGATAGCTCCGGTGCTGCCAAGTTCCATAACGATCTTCATCGAGGAGCAGTCCATCTGACAGCGTGCGAACTCCTCTTCCATCACCCTTCTCGTCCCAGATCCCTGCTCACGCAGCACGAACGGATATTTCAACAACTCTTCCAGCGTAACGACTTCCATGTCGGCTAACGGATGATCCGCTGGCACAATCAGCTTGAGCTCATCGCTGAGAATAGCCTCCGTATGGACATCCGGATGATGAATCGGCGCTTCAACAAGTCCGAAATTAAGTTGATGACCGAGCACCTCATCCAAAATCTGCGTCGTGTTCATCACTTTCATCGAAACCGAGATGTTCGGATAATCTTTGCTGAATGGTCCCAGCAGCCTCGGCAGGATATATTCCCCCATGGTTAAGCTGGCGCCAAGCTGCAACCGCCCTTCAATCATCTTCGTAAATTTGGACATCGCAACATCGGTTTCACGAATAAGCTCGATACTGTTCTTGGCAAAAGGAATCAGAGCTCGTCCCGCTTCGGACAGCTCAATTTTCTTCGTGCTGCGGTGGAAAAGCTTCACGCCAAAATAGTCCTCTAGCGATTGCACCTGCATGGTCACAGCAGGCTGTGTCATATGTAAAGCTCCGGCGGCATGCGAGAAACTGCCTTTCTCCGCCACCGTATAAAAAATATGTAATTGATGAAAATTAAGTGCCATAACTACCCGCCTCTCTTTGTATTCATTATATGAAATA
Above is a genomic segment from Paenibacillus sp. HWE-109 containing:
- a CDS encoding calcium-translocating P-type ATPase, SERCA-type; protein product: MSQNKWYQLTSEEVLQSQQVNAQQGLPWEEAWKRQAEVGRNELSEGHRISPITLLLNQFKDFMVLVLLGATLISGLLGEYLDAITIVVIIVMNAVLGFTQEFRAERSLRALKELSAPNANVWREGAVHQIPARDLVPGDIILLESGDRVPADVRFLESNGVYIEESALTGESVAVGKVTSAIPHEEVPLGDQRNLGFMGTMVSRGTAKAVVVRIGMSTEMGKIADLIQNTESMETPLQHRLEQLGKILIIVAIALTILVVVAGIMHGQPPYAMFLAGVSLAVAAIPEGLPAIVTIALALGVQRMIKRKAIVRKLPSVETLGCASVICSDKTGTLTQNKMTVTHLWVGGDVMEVTGDGYTPVGSIQFGGQNADVAKHVSLSKLLQVSVLCNNATLVEEKQEQKRKKGKDEDAASVWNIKGDPTEGALVVLSAKSGITQQSLSETYKRIAEFPFDSDRKRMSVLVSSDHGRMACTKGAPDVLLQHCSYILWEGKVIPFTPTLKQKVIAANEGMAKSALRVLGIAYKELKSSDRYEDHEDVENSLIFVGLTGMIDPPRKEVREAISKCRKAGIKTVMITGDHQTTAEAIAKQLGMIPANGVSMSGQQIALLSEDELDAKVNDTYVYARVSPEHKLRIVKALQRNGHVVAMTGDGVNDAPAIKAADIGIAMGITGTDVSKEASSLILSDDNFSTIVAAIEEGRGIYENIRKFIRYLLASNVGEIMTMFIAMMAGLPLPLVPIQILWVNLVTDGLPAMALGVDQAEKDLMQHKPRSAKENIFARRLGWKIISRGLLIGVCTLGAFWLVLRVNPTDAETLLKAQSVAFATLVMAQLIHVFDCRSSRSIFHRNPLQNRYLVLAVLSSLVLMLAVMYVEALQPIFKTVPLGWKDWILVLIAAGIPTFLMGLGSVLSPKRNKGSRAVPYKTSKPSFR
- a CDS encoding Rqc2 family fibronectin-binding protein is translated as MALDGLVLHAIVHELQACVGGRINKIHQPSENDILMHIRAQGQNLKLLLSANPTYPRVQLTEQSQINPMDAPMFCMLLRKHCENGIIETVEQIGMERVIRFQIRHRDELGDMSVKHILVEIMGRHSNIILLDPATGAILDGIHHVTPAISSYRIVMPGSTYVTPPAQDKQNPLDTDAAAFREAMEQELAEDAAPDQKKPEQRLVAAFSGLSPLIAKEIVFRSKQSAGNQEETDTASLWQAFEKIMTAVRNHHYEPVIVEQENSGKLFFAMTPLTHIAGLSTTYPTPSACLEHFYGDKAERDTVKQRVADLLRFLHNESNKNVKKLEKLQETVEDSKDADKYRILGELLTASLHMIKRGDKEVETVNYYDEDQALIKITLDPLLQPSENAQRYFKKYTKMKNSTAIVEEQIEHTHQEIAYLGSLLQQLSVASLSDIEEIRDELMEQGYVRDRNKKQRKKKKKDKPALASYLSSEGIPIYVGKNNTQNEYLTNRLASSMDTWLHTKDIPGSHVVIRGDSFSEATLTEAAQLAAYFSQAKHSSQVPVDYTVIKHVHKPNGSKPGFVIYVNQKTLFVTPDENQIKQMKVTIK
- the tnpC gene encoding IS66 family transposase, with translation MKMSLEEIKQISHSSPDQIEKVITKLLERITELENRVAELERQLGLNSKNSSKPPSSDGFRKPANSRIAGGKKGAPLGHEGHTLSMVDDPDAILDFCLTTCPACHAPMDQENCIGYDRRQQIDLPEPRIQTTEFRAHTSCCPQCSGVHQAAFPSHVSASVQYGAGVTGWIVYVSAYHMIPLKRVSEMFADLTGHSLSEATVIAHLKKSHKQLGPYEEQIRQNLLNADVLHADETGIHVDGKQRWLHTLSNVDWTFQAVHENRGTLAFDAIGLLPAYSGILVHDCNGPYFKEKYTFQHALCNAHLLRECQGIADYDHHQWAVQMKRLLQVAWRLTLAARKVLCCLAPSTVKWLENWYDDILQQGELEWNQGRTKAKTGPQGRQSKSKSANLGERFRRHKEPILRFIQDVRVPFDNNVAERDLRMAKVKAKVSGLFRTWDGAHQFARARGFISTLRKQNLPVLSTLIVTFRGEFRFPRLEEGK
- a CDS encoding UDP-glucose dehydrogenase family protein translates to MGEAARITVIGTGYVGLVSGACLAEMGHQVICADQAEWKVARLQQGEIPIYEPGLKELVASNVSANRLSFTSHIGRAVRSSDIIIIAVGTPTQDNGDVDMSQVNNVLTCIAANAVTSKTIVMKSTVPVGSGSLAEQHLRLLAASHIHLPVVSNPEFLREGSAIWDTFHPDRIVIGAKDPEAGIRIARLHASLRAEVLHTDRESAELIKYASNAFLATKISFINEMANVCEKVGANISLVAKGMGLDRRIGPHFLQAGVGYGGSCFPKDTKAQLKLAQNVDYDFQILRAVIDVNRLQRERFVTKIEREVGCLSGKRIAVLGLAFKPNTDDLRDAPALDIIAALQQQGALIQAYDPAAAELITERMPDLPVFTDPYEALDEADAIVITTEWEAIRSLNWRLVRSLVKVPLIVDGRNMFEPLEMSQLGFTYVSVGRETAVLAELVV
- the galU gene encoding UTP--glucose-1-phosphate uridylyltransferase GalU, with the translated sequence MKKIRKAIIPAAGLGTRFLPATKAQPKEMLPIVDKPAIQYIVEEAIESGIEDIIIVTGRNKRAIEDHFDKSVELEMMLAEKGNTKLLEIVQSVSNLADVHYIRQKQPLGLGHAILCARKFIGDEPFAVLLGDDILQSSPPGLKQMMNIYEQTESSVIAVQEVPWADVSKYGIVSPAAARENYQLIADLVEKPERDQAPSNLAVIGRYIIMPEIFGILERQEPGRGGEIQLTDALRVLNREQQMAAYLMQAERYDVGDKMGYIEATIELALQRPDLQDQVKSYLLSLMKRWDSE
- a CDS encoding PHP domain-containing protein yields the protein MSTRLEADLHTHTTASDGTQRPAVNVQMAFDAGLGAIAITDHDTVSGVAEALEEGRRLGIEVVPGVEISTVAGGQDIHVLGYYIQIEDALFLQRLSSLRDTRDIRNQMIIDRLQQLGFAITMGEVLKEVEHIKSKGDTVGRPHIAAVLLNKGYVSSISEAFDKYLGTGAAAYANPPRIEPATAIAWIHEAGGKAVLAHPGIYHNDDLVEAITQQGLDGIEVYHSDHTAEDEAKYLLLAERCGLLITAGSDFHGERGGVVFHAPIGSKRIGIEILSSLQPEKEQHS
- a CDS encoding selenium metabolism-associated LysR family transcriptional regulator; protein product: MALNFHQLHIFYTVAEKGSFSHAAGALHMTQPAVTMQVQSLEDYFGVKLFHRSTKKIELSEAGRALIPFAKNSIELIRETDVAMSKFTKMIEGRLQLGASLTMGEYILPRLLGPFSKDYPNISVSMKVMNTTQILDEVLGHQLNFGLVEAPIHHPDVHTEAILSDELKLIVPADHPLADMEVVTLEELLKYPFVLREQGSGTRRVMEEEFARCQMDCSSMKIVMELGSTGAIKSAVEAGLGISILSQSSVKHEVTLGLFKVKSIENITFERSFYAIYLNSTLLPISAVSFMTFLRQEDLSRFL